From Cydia pomonella isolate Wapato2018A chromosome 26, ilCydPomo1, whole genome shotgun sequence, one genomic window encodes:
- the LOC133531823 gene encoding putative odorant receptor 59c, which produces MIIKQVYDVLKKRFDDGYVNTPLDFKYVAQLQFVLTTVGSWPYKQFGRNRLAAILSTYNAFLILVSTNLCVLDLIYIRVNRVKLSFFDLGHNILCLIFTFLYLQRLLTARTSKYQEVIKDYLLDFNLFYFKGRSPYAAKVQAQTHIISGMFTIYVMWQMVIGVSLFIFMPCFNNYNRGMFSENRPQNSTFEHSVYYYLPDAVYTTEEGYWILFIFNIPISYVTTIGLCVFDLLLILIVFQIWGHLRILKHNLQNIPLPENSIMYSVEENNNIRMLLKENILHHNIIIQFVDRCSDAFSEYLFAFYLFMQFITCILLLEVTTFTADSLAKYGPLTVVMHQQLIQVSILFEMLNTKSEQLIDAVYAIPWEHMDTKNRRTVLFFLHRIQTPVSLKAAKVVPVGVNTMSAILKTTFSYYMMLKALAGER; this is translated from the exons TTACGTCAACACGCCTCTGGATTTCAAATATGTGGCTCAACTGCAATTCGTGCTGACGACCGTAGGCTCCTGGCCATATAAACAATTTGGACGAAATCGATTAGCGGCCATTTTGTCTACGTACAACGCCTTTCTAATACTCGTTAGCACCAATTTGTGCGTTTTGGACTTAATCTATATACGTGTGAATAGAGTAAAACTATCGTTCTTTGATTTGGGGCATAATATATTGTGTTTGATTTTTACTTTCTTGTATCTG CAAAGACTATTGACGGCAAGGACAAGTAAATATCAAGAGGTAATAAAGGATTATTTACTTGACTTTAACTTGTTTTACTTCAAGGGCCGGTCACCATACGCTGCAAag GTACAGGCGCAAACACATATTATATCAGGAATGTTCACGATCTACGTGATGTGGCAGATGGTCATAGGAGTGTCTCTGTTCATATTCATGCCGTGCTTCAACAATTATAACAGAGGCATGTTCAGTGAAAACCGGCCCCAAAACAGCACGTTCGAGCACTCTGTATACTATTATCTGCCTGATGCCGTTTATACTACTGAAGAGG gaTACTGGATATTATTCATCTTCAATATTCCAATTTCCTACGTCACCACAATTGGTCTTTGCGTTTTTGATCTCTTACTGATCTTGATAGTGTTCCAAATTTGGGGGCACCTGAGGATTCTGAAGCATAATTTGCAAAACATTCCACTGCCGGAAAACAGTATTATGTACTCAGTTGAAGAGAATAATAACATACGAATGTTATTAAAGGAGAATATATTACATCACAACATTATTATACA ATTCGTGGACAGATGCTCCGACGCATTCAGTGAATATTTGTTCGCGTTCTACCTGTTCATGCAGTTTATCACCTGCATCTTACTGCTGGAAGTCACTACGTTCACCGCGGACTCGCTGGCGAAGTACGGCCCCCTAACCGTCGTCATGCATCAGCAGTTAATACAAGTGTCCATATTGTTCGAGATGTTGAACACCaag AGTGAGCAGCTGATCGACGCTGTATACGCCATCCCGTGGGAGCATATGGACACGAAGAACAGGAGAACTGTGTTGTTTTTCCTGCACAGGATTCAGACCCCAGTCAGTCTGAAGGCCGCCAAGGTCGTACCTGTGGGAGTCAACACTATGTCTGCA ataCTGAAGACCACGTTCTCGTACTACATGATGCTGAAGGCTTTAGCTGGGGAGCGATAA